In Vicia villosa cultivar HV-30 ecotype Madison, WI unplaced genomic scaffold, Vvil1.0 ctg.000746F_1_1, whole genome shotgun sequence, the following are encoded in one genomic region:
- the LOC131630878 gene encoding uncharacterized protein LOC131630878 — protein sequence MIPIKLTSSPLNLRTAKMDSKENQHPVMYQNVIVMRHSERLDNVEPTWVSTATRPWDPPLTQSGRVLAFKTGQGIRKNFGFPIHRLFVSPFLRCVQTAAEIVTALSDVNEAGGSVSHDDISADPSKVKVSIENGLCEMLNTIAIRVNVAPKDGNFSFDISELETMFPNGTVDNDNNEEMVQKELPKWEESVSQANVRYQQAITSLADKYPTENLLLVTHGEGTQVALSSYTKDVVEHKVKYCGYVQLVRPIFKNDHSFIGGKFNLQTHIGQNGVNYISSQEL from the exons ATGATTCCTATAAAACTAACCTCAAGTCCTCTTAATTTACGCACAGCCAAAATGGATTCAAAAGAAAACCAGCATCCAGTAATGTATCAAAACGTCATCGTAATGAGGCATAGTGAACGCCTCGATAACGTCGAACCCACGTGGGTATCCACAGCCACACGACCGTGGGATCCGCCACTCACTCAGTCGGGTCGGGTTCTAGCATTCAAAACGGGTCAAGGTATCCGAAAGAACTTCGGATTCCCGATTCATCGACTCTTTGTTTCCCCTTTTCTACGTTGCGTCCAAACTGCCGCAGAAATTGTTACCGCTCTCTCTGATGTTAACGAGGCTGGTGGAAGTGTCAGCCATGACGACATTTCTGCTGATCCTTCAAAAGTCAAG GTATCTATTGAGAATGGATTATGTGAAATGCTAAACACAATAGCTATTCGTGTCAATGTTGCTCCAAAAGATGGAAATTTTAGTTTTGAcatatcagagcttgaaactatGTTCCCAAATGGAACTGTAGATAATGATAATAATGAAGAAATGGTACAAAAAGAG CTACCTAAGTGGGAAGAATCAGTTTCCCAAGCAAATGTTAGATATCAACAAGCAATTACAAGCCTTGCAGATAAATATCCTACTGAAAACTTGTTGCTTGTTACACATG GGGAAGGAACACAAGTGGCTCTTTCTTCGTACACAAAAGATGTTGTGGAACATAAAGTGAAATATTGTGGTTATGTTCAACTTGTACGTCCTATCTTCAAAAACGATCATTCCTTTATTGGtggaaaattcaatttacaaactcATATTGGTCAAAATGGGGTGAACTATATTTCCTCACAAGAACTTTGA